Within Fusarium fujikuroi IMI 58289 draft genome, chromosome FFUJ_chr08, the genomic segment GCAGTCTCACCCTCGATCTTTGTCATCTTTGTCTCGGACCAAGTGCCCTTTGAGAGGTTTGGCGACCAGGAGTCGTACCAGCTGAGTGTCACCTTGGAGCCATCGACCTTTAGCGGAAGCCAGACGTAGGTGCTAGCGGCGAGGTTTGTAGAGACCCAGCGATCGCCAATGTAGATGGCATTACCGTTACCGAGGGGCTGAATGTAGCTGACCTGGCTTTGGTAGGTCTTTGATCCAACAGGTGCAAACTCGGTCCAGTTGGACCATGGACCAGACAGTGACTTGGCGTAGCTGTAGATCTATTGGGGTGTTGCGTTAGTAACCTTGAAGTATAGCCAAGGGTCGGAACGGCCGCTTACATTATCATTGGCATTCCATCCGGTCAGATGAGAGCCAAAGATGAAGTAGTATCCGTTCTGTTTCAGCATAGCTGGGGACTCGGCAAAGTACTGCCACTCGTATGTGATCTCAGTGACGTTAAGGTAGTCATCTGACAATGCCATGATTCGCGTTCCATATTCTCGCTACAATTTGATTAGTCCCTGTCCTCTACCAAAGTTCACAGTATAAGGCTTACGTCTTCAGTCATGAGATATGCAGATCCGTCATCATCTTTGAAAAGTCCCATATCGCGACTCTGCCTACCAAGAGGCCTGAAGCTTCGGTGATAGGTATACTTGCCACATACACTATCACCAGTTGCGATACCAACCCGCGCATCCTTGTAGTCTGGGCTGTCGATGTGCATGTAAAGAACATACTTCTTTGTCTGATCGTTGTAAATGACCTTGGGTCTTTCAACGATACGGTTGGGGCCGAGGTCGCCTGCATCGCTGGTGCGGGAGAGGAGAGCACCTCGGTATGTCCATTCGACGAGGTTGGTGGAGGAGTAGCAGTTGACGTTCTGGAAGTATGTCCCGTCTGTCTTGTCCTCGCCAATCATGTAGTAGGTTCCATCAACCTCACTTGAAGAATCAGATTTCTGCCCGACAAGATAGGGTCTGATACTTACATCAAGCCATGGCCGTGAGCTTGGACATGCTCACCAGTGTTGGTCTGGGTGAAATCCTGTCAGCAAAGCACTCATGCACTGAGCTTTCAGTCAACTCACAGCTGTCCATGTTGCTCCAGACACGATGTCAAGAGAAGCCTGAACGGTGCTGGCTGCAAGCACAGCAAGaagagttgagaagaagcgaggcATCATGCGATCTGGTATGGGACCTCTTCAAAGTACCCAGTTGCAGTTCCTGGAGCTTGATCGGGACCAGCTTCGAGGATCACTCAAGGTTCTTATTATACTTCGCTCCGGCTTAATTCTCTTTGCGGTATGCTCGGACGCCGGCGAGACATGGCCCGATGTGAAGAATCTCTTTTCTGGGGTAAGTCTCCGTTACTTCACACTCGACTTCTGGTTAGCTCTACTCGGGTATTCGGTACTTGGAAACCAGTTTAAGGTTATATGATCGGCATTGCAATTTCCTCCAACGGGTTCTTTCATATGCGCACCAATTTGGAGACCTTGAGTCAATCATAGGAACCTTCCTTTGTGAGTACTTCACATGATCTGCCGGCCCATATGCGGGGCCGACAGTAAACAAGGAGTGAACGGTCTGGGGTAATCGACAGGGGGAGATCCAGTGATGGCCCGGGGATGTCGGAGCCGGGACGAACATACCCTTGTTCCAACGTTACTTGAGCCAAGACTTTTGCACCTCGTGGTACATGTTGCATCGGACCATCGACGGAGCAATGGCATGCTTCCTTCACCGTCTGAACTCTCATACCATGTTGCAAATCCAGTCTGACAGTTGGCATGGTCCACTCAAGGTTCGTGGCGACATGCAGTCAGTGATACGTCCTCTACCAGGGGCTCGAAGTTATACATGGAGGGTAACAGGAATCGCTGAACTTACGATGATGCACGACTACTACTATTTTCATGTGGCACAAGATCGTCCTCTCGAGAACCGTGAGTGCCTTCCATCGTCATGAGATTCTCTGGTTTCTTCGATATGAACGAGCATTGCGAAGGTATAACATTGCAGATTAACCAGACTCTTTGAGATCTATATGAATATCGACCGACAGTCTTTCTATACCACACAGTTCACAACTATCTAAACATCAATGACCTTTGCCTCATTCTGGTTCATAGTCGCCCGAACCGTCTCAGCAGTCCTAGGCTCCAGTGACTTCTTGACAGGATTAGGGGCATCAAAGACCTCGTTAAGCTCCTCCAGCGTCCGGTCCTTCGTCtctgggaagaagaagaagataaacACAGCCTCAAGCAGATCCCAGAATACGAAAACAAGATAGAAGTAGTAACCAATCTTCTCGAAGGCTGGTCCCGAAGAGTAGGCCAGGACGAGGGAAATACAGCTAGAAGCCCAGTTGCCCAGTGCTGTTCCCTTGGCTCGTGTCGAGGTAGTGAGTGTCTCTGCGATGTACATGCTTTGTTGGGCGGTCCATCCAAGTGAAAAGACGAcaccgaagaggaagacaaaCGCGATGGTGGTATTGGCTGCGTTCTTGTTGCTTGCGTCGTCAACAGCCATCTTGGATGTTCCTGTGATGACGGCAAAGATGACTGAACAGAAGAGAATACTGTAAATGAGAAGAGGTCGACGGCCAACACGGTCAGTAAGACGGGCACCGATAACTGAGCCGATTAGTCCAAGAACGTTATTGGTGGCGTTGAGAGCAAGGACAAGCTTCTCATCTTTGATACCAGCCGTGTTCATCATAGCGACAAGGTAGTAGCTTGATAGCGAGTTACCAGATGCTTGACCCATGATAGCCATACCGAGAACACAGATGAGACGTCGCTTGTTGCTGTGCGAGTTCCAGAGCTCACGGTAGTCCCACCATCTCTTGTCTGAAGCCTCAGTCGAGATCTGggccatcatctccttcatctgtAGTTGGACGATGGGATGGTCGACTGATCCCTCGCCGTGATACTTGGCGAGGATGGCGGCAGCTTCATCGTGCTTATCATTGGCGATCAACCATCGGGGCTGTTACTTGGTCAGTAAGTGAGCGGTGGTGATCTTGGCAAAGAGACTTACAGATTCAGGGAGGAAGAATGCAAAGATTGCGACAATGCCCGAGGTGACAAGCTGGATCCAGACTGGGACTCTCCAACCGTTGTTGCCTTTGATGTAAGCACTGCCATAGGTTGCCCAGCCAGCAATGATAGCTCCGACAGGCCACATGCAGTTATAGAGACCGGTGAGAGTACCTCTCCACTAAGCTATGGTCAGAAAGGTTTACGTAGACTTGGCAATGCTGCTTACTTTGGGGTGAGCAAGCTCGCTGACGTAGGTCGGGGCAGCGATACAGCAGTACGAGACACCAAAGCCGAGGAGGAATCGACCACCCATGAACTGAGGCATGGCTTTCGCGGTTGCCCTTCATTATTGTTAGCGCTGTCTGTAGAATGTTTTAGGCAATTACTCACTGAACACAAGtaccgatgatgatgatgagagcacCAGTAAACATTCCAGCGCGTCGTCCAAAACGATCAGTGGTGAAAGGGACAGTCGGGGCTGCAGCAATGCTGCCAACATTATAGATCATGAAAACAATACCAGTAGCAGAACCATCAGATTTCCTGTAGCAGATCAGTCAAATGACACTCGCCGCAAGGTGGTTATGAGCGTACATGTCGAAAGTTCTTTGATATGACTTCATTCCGTTCAGTCCACCCATCAAACTGCCATCATAGCCGTTGAGACAACCACAGCAATACGCCACGAAGAGCACAGCATAGAGCTGAAACATAGACGGCGTCCATGGTGAGAACTTGTTGTTCTCAACTTCGTGCGCAATCTCAGTAGCAAGTACCTCTGGCGGCAAGTCATTGGTCAGATCGCGATGGAGTACATCGgacttctcaagctcgtcaCGCTTCTCAGACATGGTGTTGACCTCGTGCAGATGTCTTTGGGTAAAGTTGAAGGGCCCAATGGATGGGAACAAGCATCAATGAGAGACTCACGAGAAGGGGTGAGAGAATCCCTCATGCGAGGCTAAAACCTCTTTTATAGATGACGATCCCAGAATGGACTCATGTTTCCGCGTTAGCTGTTTCTAGCCAGCGGTCGGCGCCGCAGCCGAACATCGCCGGTCGTTTGCGAAAATTAGGCATGACTCGAGAGGGTTCGTTCGGTTCGTGAATAAACTCATGGATAAAATCCGGGGTAGAGGCAAGGAACCAGCATCAAATGGCTCCGGGGAGTCTGCGGGGAAATTCTCAAACTTGATAAAGATCGACAAAACGCTTTGAACTTGGCGAGTCGACTCCGGCTCCGACATCCCCGATTGAAGCGCACCAATTGATTTGGGAGCGAgtggagagggagagagtcACATGGGGTAAAGACATGCCAGCCTCTTCCGATTCGCACTCGTGCGATGCCTTTTGAGCAAAGGTAGCTAATGACTTGAAACAAATCGTTAAGGATGGCTGAGGCTTCAAACCATTTGACGCGGCAAAAGAGAATCATGGTCGATTGGCGCACGGCGACACGGACAAAAAGAATTGACAAGACTGGGATTCGAACCCAGGCCCCTTTCGAGACTGCGAATCGTTACTAGTTCGAATCGAACCTGAACACAGCGCCTTAGACCGCTCGGCCATCTTGCCTTTTGATTGGATAGATACTAAGCGCCTCTAGTGATAAATAAACACCATCGTCTTTGCATTCAATGGCGAAGCATCTTTCAGTCTCATTGTTCCAGAAAGAGCTGTCCAAGACTTAGCAGTAGCCTCCTTGTATGCACTTCTTTTCAcaaacagcatcaacagaACTGAGTTTGTTCCGGACACGAACCTCATTGCTATCTCGAATAAGATGTTCTTCACCCAAGTCAAGCTAATAATGTCAGTCAATTCACGGCTTGATTGCCTTACTTTGGCAGACACTCAATGATCCCGGAAGATGTCAATCACTTATCAAAAGATCATAGGTCTAAACGCTACACTTATGAGCTGTCGGTGTCAAGTATAAATactcctccttctctttttgCTCGCTTTCCAAGTAATATACCAAGATAACTTTCATTATGGCTTACCGACAGAACGATCATGACCGAACACCGCTTGCATCTGACAGCCAGGCCAACAACGATGCTGCTTACGAGGACTACATGAGACGCTACCGAGCCCGAAATCCCAACTCTAACTGGGAACCCAAGACGAGAAGGATGGTCGGGCCAATGTATAACCCAACGCCATGGCTATCGCCTACTTCTCCTGTCCTTCCTACTCCTTGTTCCGGCGATTGGGACTTTTCTCCTTCTGTCGTTTCTGATGGATACCGTGTTGCGCGAAGCTTACCCCAACCACATGAATCCCTAAGAGTTGGACCTCGAAGAGTTGAACCTCAAATAA encodes:
- a CDS encoding related to glycosyl hydrolase family 43 protein; translated protein: MPRFFSTLLAVLAASTVQASLDIVSGATWTATNTGEHVQAHGHGLIEVDGTYYMIGEDKTDGTYFQNVNCYSSTNLVEWTYRGALLSRTSDAGDLGPNRIVERPKVIYNDQTKKYVLYMHIDSPDYKDARVGIATGDSVCGKYTYHRSFRPLGRQSRDMGLFKDDDGSAYLMTEDREYGTRIMALSDDYLNVTEITYEWQYFAESPAMLKQNGYYFIFGSHLTGWNANDNIYSYAKSLSGPWSNWTEFAPVGSKTYQSQVSYIQPLGNGNAIYIGDRWVSTNLAASTYVWLPLKVDGSKVTLSWYDSWSPNLSKGTWSETKMTKIEGETATMANDARVISCSECSGGKAVGYIGGDKKGTLTFKNIKSSGGTATINVKYRNGDTGSRYATVNVNGESQKLAFLSTSHLSQTGLSRGFFDLKEGSDNTITISNDDGWGPDVDALMPPAA
- a CDS encoding related to lactose permease codes for the protein MSEKRDELEKSDVLHRDLTNDLPPEVLATEIAHEVENNKFSPWTPSMFQLYAVLFVAYCCGCLNGYDGSLMGGLNGMKSYQRTFDMKSDGSATGIVFMIYNVGSIAAAPTVPFTTDRFGRRAGMFTGALIIIIGTCVQATAKAMPQFMGGRFLLGFGVSYCCIAAPTYVSELAHPKWRGTLTGLYNCMWPVGAIIAGWATYGSAYIKGNNGWRVPVWIQLVTSGIVAIFAFFLPESPRWLIANDKHDEAAAILAKYHGEGSVDHPIVQLQMKEMMAQISTEASDKRWWDYRELWNSHSNKRRLICVLGMAIMGQASGNSLSSYYLVAMMNTAGIKDEKLVLALNATNNVLGLIGSVIGARLTDRVGRRPLLIYSILFCSVIFAVITGTSKMAVDDASNKNAANTTIAFVFLFGVVFSLGWTAQQSMYIAETLTTSTRAKGTALGNWASSCISLVLAYSSGPAFEKIGYYFYLVFVFWDLLEAVFIFFFFPETKDRTLEELNEVFDAPNPVKKSLEPRTAETVRATMNQNEAKVIDV